The Ictalurus furcatus strain D&B chromosome 12, Billie_1.0, whole genome shotgun sequence nucleotide sequence gggtttttttccatgtCAGAtgaggtttaatttttttatatttcattactCTAAATTTCTACATAACTTTCCTACATAATTTCCAACAATTTAAAAAGAGAGCTGGCCGTACAATGTAAGGCAAGAGGCCCAAGTCTTAGAATGAATTAATGTTGgtgaataaattaattcatggactgaataaataaatatataaacccACCTGATGAGATGAGTGTTTTAGAATTGTGTAAAAGCATGTATGGAGGTGTGGAACCAATTTTAGTCCACTATCTTAACACTATTAGAACTTATCATAGAATTGGGTACTTACATTCAACAGCTCATcgaataagaaagaaaacacaaagaacCAGTGAGTGAGGAAAAGCAAGGGTCCAAATTTatcattccaccacacgagatccataCAGTTGAGACATTCCAAGAGTGATCTAAAAACCCCAGAAATGAGGCTCCCCTATTTATACAGTCCTTCTTTCTTAGTTCCCACCCCTGGTTGTTTTCCCCGACAACAATATCTCTGCGTTGTGGGTTAGTTCCAAAGCCATTATGTCAAtagaagtgtgttttttttctcccattatCTCCTGGTTTCTGTGAATTCTGTAATCCAGTCCCTAACTCTATTTTCATTCACACCCctatgtttctgtgtgtttatgcttCTTTTGTTTACTAAATCATTCACCGGACCAGctcttctttgtttctttctacaGCTGAACATCAACTCCTCCTCCGTCCCCTTCAAGATTTGGGCTTTGACATGAATACTCGCATTCAGCTTGCACACCTCTCTGCGGATTTGGCCCTCTTGGTTGAGGTTCTCGGCACTCCCTCCGACCTTTCTGGGTTTCCACCATCCCTGAGATACAGGATCAGTCCAGCTAAGGTGTATGCGGATGTTTCCATTCAAACTGATAAGTAAGGGAGTTGATCTGCAGACCAGCGTGGCTTTGTTGTGTGAATAATAAAGTCTATCTTTTCACATCAAGACCCCGAGACTCTTAGAGACCTTTTTGCTGAAGAAGAATTCACGACACTATCTAACAAGTGTTACACATTTCCATctaatgaattttatttatctaGATAACAGTTAGCAGACTTGTCTTTTGGTTTGCTAATCTGCTAATTGTTTCAGAATTTACAACAGAAACATGCAATGAAATCAGTTCCTTTATTAATAATCTGAAGACCACATAAAGTGTGAGTCCTGACCTGAAGTCTTCTGCTTGTTGTATATAGTGTTGTAAAGGTTACTTAATTATAAACAAGTTCTCAGAGTTTTAAAACTAAAAGAGAAAATCAGACACATGGGTAAACTTTACCTTTGAGCCAGTAGCAGCAGGAGTCTGTGGAGATTTTCCTAAAGAGCGGCGTCCGGACTCTGATTTCATTATAAGAGGTGTAAAGAATCAGGACACTGGAATGATCGTGgactaaaaaaaatcccacaatgcaacacAAGAACCTTGGGGTATAGACAGAGGCCGGAGCTAGCTCCAAATGGGAGGGACTTTAGCGCCAGGGCAATTTCCCCATTTCAAAATACATGTTGTAGTcatggctttttaaaaataaacaaataaataaattatgctCATATTTCTTtaaaccttattattattacctagagattataataattataaaacaatttgAGCGAATATTTTAAGTGAATGAATCGTTCATCGTTCACACGTTTATGAATGATTTTAAAGAACCGATTCTTTGACTCGCTAAATACAGATTTCATAACACACGTGCTTTGCGCCACCTACTGTCGTAAATATGTAACCGACATAAACACACTAAGCttcattatcttttttttttttttttttttttttaaatgtcacgaTTTCATAGCCTATAAATCATAAAGAAACCAATGTAAAGAGATGGATAAATGAAAGGGgggatttaagaaaaaataaaatttgttacAAATTATTTGAGCTGCATTGAAGTGTGGGATAAACAATTAAACAGATTGAAACCCAGGAAGCTGTATAATGTTAACCACCAAGgcaaaaaccttttttatttttatttttttatttttttatttacagtaattgtttttattggttACATTGAACTGCCTGTAAACTGTATTTCATTGCAGTTTACAAAGAACCAGACAGCAGAAGATATGATGTGTTACCCTGGACTGGCAACTGTTCTAATCCACTGAAAGACAATTGACATTGCAAAAACAAACGACTGAGTTTGTTGTTGAAGTGTAAATTTGCATTAACATGCTATATTAATTCTGTTTTTTAActtgtgtattgtttttttgttgttgttgttgttgttgttgttgttgttgttgtttacaaaCCTGTCACAAACCAGGATCTTAAACAGAATCTTAGCAAAATTCACGGTCACTGTATGAACAATTATGCAATGAAAGCTAAAGGTTAATATTATGAAACTTATGTATACATTTTCTGACTTGCTTTCATGTATTGTTTGTGAAGAAcacccttatatatatatatatatatatatatatatatatatatatatatatatatatatatatatatatatatatatatatatgtgtgtgtgtgtgtgtgtgtgtgtgtgtatatatatatatgtgtatatatatatatatatatatatatatatatatatatatatatatatatatatatatatatatatagtttttttttaaataaacaaaacatgtaatTGGCAGTTAATAGACCTATAAACATGTCATGTATAAGTTtagttaaataataatttttgaaaaacaaatatagaaatatagagaATGGTACAACGTTTTCACACGTGACAACTAGAAGTCAAAAAATCTGGTAATGAGTCAAAAACACAACTTAATCTGACATTTCTCACTATAAcgttatttttttacagtaacaaaatgttatcatttatttatttatttttaataatctttaattataatgacaattttaacagaaatgttgtcatttaattcaatttaattaaaacagtatGTAgtcatttaatgtaattttcatTGACTGATATCATAGACAGTGAGGATGTACTGTTGTTATATCAGATGTACACCCCaggcagaaaaacaacaacaaaaacaacaacaacaacaacatcaacaacattgCAATCTAGTTTTGGTATTAAATCATTAAAGacgaatattttaaatatatatattaaaagaaaattccAGTAATTCATAACTATTATATAGAACTAATAATGAATGCATATTCGTAATAATtaaggtttatttattaaatacattcTAAATAACATGCTTAAATATTTGTTTGCGTTGCTAGATGATGTGCTTTTATTATGAAAAATGAATCCTCTGTGTTTAAGTGTCCACACGTGATCACACGAAATAACGCGTGCAGACGGCGTGTTGTCTTCACACGTAACATCTAAAGACATTTTTCACTTCTGGCCTGCTTCTTTCTCCGCACGCGCTTCGGATCTCTGATACTCTGTGTAACATCACTAAAGGTGAGTTCATCTGAAACTTACCACCTGAGCTGCTCGGTTAACAGGTTAGTGGAGATTCTGGAGTCAtgaatctctgtatttttcttccagtGTCCTGATTCTTTACACCTCTTATAATGAAATCAGAGTCCAGACGCCGCTCTTTAGGAAAATCTCCACAGACTCCTGCAGCTACTGGCTCAAAGGTAAAGTTTACTCATGTGTCTGATTTCTCATTTAGTTTTAAAACTCTGAgaacttatttataattaaatgacCATTACAACACTATATACAACAAGCAGAAGACTTCAGGTCAGGACTCACACTTTATGTGGTCTTCGGATTATTAATAAAGGAACTGATTTCATTGCATGTTTCTGTTGGAAATTCTGAAACAATTAGCAGATTAGCAAACCAAAAGACAAGTCTGCTAACTGTTATCTAGATAAATAAAGTTCATTAGATGGAAATGTGTAACACTTGTTAGATAGTGTCGTGAATTCTTCTTcagcaataaaacactccatCACCTGGTTCACACACACTGGAGTGCAGCACAAGCTCACTGTGCTTTCACTTGACACCATAGCAACGCTTACAAACATGAATGCTGTGgaggagttgttgttgttatcatcTAAAAGACAGAGGAGAAGATGGAATGTCTGTCCATTAAATACCACCTtaaaatatgagaacatgtataaaactaaattgaacaacctcaatcccccccccccatgctaTTCAATacattaacacttttattaaaCATAGACCTTTTAGTTTCATTAAAtagatttatgatttattgtaggctcattttgtAAAAGTTAGCATTTACTGTAATTTCTCCCATTTACAAGATGAGGTGATTGTTCGCCCATCGGTGTAAATGTCTCTGtgtataaagacaaaagaatgaGGGTTAATCACCATCTGagggtgtagtgtagtgactgtgttttatttgtatagacgCTAATGAATGACAACATGGCATGccaaatggaataatgagtcacTGAGCAAAGGTGGGgttcaatatcaaaagtaaccgTATCTGGTGtggctttaagtactacagtgtagagatcgaccgattatttatttattttttaatgaaccaTTATCGATAACCGATATGCAGAAACGATATTGTttcacttctgtttttgacacaatgataacaccactgaactgaacaaaccattttatttataaaaattgtCAATTTAAattcctccttgcatacaaaacagAACGACTCTTaagccgggtgcacactgtgTGGTTTTTAATCGTCCTTTGCGACTGCTGCTTGTCAGACTTTACGAACGTGATCCTCACTGTAAGCCGTGTCACACAGTAGGATCTCAGTCGTCATTAATGTCGGACTGTACGACAATCGAGATGCGAAAAAACGGGCACATGCACGCAAGAACTCGTACAGAGTAGGAGAAGCCAtgctacaggactgtgcctcaaatcttctgacactgctAGAATTTAATCGGAGGGAACATTTTATCCCACAGGCTGTCGGGGGAACAtgtcaaactagcgatcaaagactacagattgtGGCCTAGTATTATAGGAATGTTTCAGGATTCTCAATATTGGTCTCGGATGAGCAAATCGTGGCCAAATTCATACAGTGTGAACTCTGCTTTAttcatacacaaataaatagagGGGTCTGAAGAGTGCaaaaaactaaattaattaaataaataataataaagtgcactgttactaaagtgtctttatttatatatatatatatatatatatatatatatatatatatatatatatatatatatatatatatatatatataatataaaaatttgtTTTATAAAGCTTTAAGGTAAACAAACAGGTAAACCAAAAaagcacataatcattctaacaattttataaagaaaaacaatctaAACTAACCCTACTTTGGTGTAGTATACTTTACCTGCACATCGTTGTCGACTTCCCCTTAGCTGTAATGGCGCTGCAGTGGCGGTTCTGTGTGCAATTCTCGAAACGTCCACAAGATCCCTCCATGTATCTGTGAAACCgatagtggaaaaaaaaaaacgatgttcgattatggaaaaatgcttaaatatcgggAATAATATCAGTGAAACTGATTATCGGTTGATTTCTACTGctgtgcatctcatcctcatggactgcaccagatttgtcggttcttgctgtgagatgttactccactcttccaccaaggcatttacaagttctccatcacgtctgggggagGGGACACATGGGTACATggaattttccactgcaagaaCGATCAGCTGTgagattagttttttttttttagcaattcacaaaaatatatgCTTTAGTTCAAAAGTTTGGGGTCGGTGTTGATTCAGATGCATCTGTAAAATTACTGCAATCTGATTCTAGTGTTAAAGATTTAGGTTTCCTTACAATAATCCGTGACAGTGTGGGGTGAGACGACAACATTGTAGTCTGTTTTCTGTGAGCTCCAGAACCAGAGTGCTGTAAACTTTCTGCCACTTTTGGGTAATATGCATATTATAAGGTCTTTTCTCTTCATAATGCTGAGCCAGAAAAGAGTGCTGCTTAATGAGTGCCATTTATTCCAGTCCATTTTACTtccacagacaaaaacaaaagaataatgtCTGAGccagcagatttaaaaaaaaaaacaattctcaGTGCACCACACTTACTGCTGTAACCCCCACCCAAACTACAATATCATGTAGGGATGATTACATCTTATGTAGTTCCTCCAATTAATACCAATTAACGCAAACCCTGCAATATCCGGCGGAGCTTGCAATTGTTTAAAACTACAGcacattttctgcagatttgggccaagatccatcatgtgacatcatcacaatgtaCATTCAGTCGACActctctttgattcacgtgcgttgaccatgagtacagataaaaggtctcatttactaacaaacatccctgcgaaagactgtgcaaaacatttTCACCAATTATACAGTTATCTGCAAAAGAAGCACAGAAACCCTTTTTTCACAATTTGCAATGCAACCAAACGCCTCAGCAAAATCAGaattttttggccgcaacagttACAAATAACTCAGTGAAATATTGTATGGACTGATTTATATTACACAAACCTAGTGACCGCCATACGAGTCCCCAGGAATACAGCATAATGGGATTTTAAGAAGCATGGATGTGTGATGAGCTGTAACTTCACACCTGAATGAtagtcaaataattttttttaacagagaaTGTGTGTAGATTACAATAATACTGTAATCTATTGTATTTGGAAACACAAAGTTCCATGTTGATTTTTCAGAGTCTAAACACATTCATTGCTTCAGCTTGAAAAAACATTGACGCCCAGAGCAAGGTCATCTTTGTATGGCCAGTCTTTAAATTGTATAAACGTAAAGATCTACATGAACTTTTTCGGTGTGATGAGGTGTGATGAGAAATGATGTTTGGTCAATTGTTGTTCATCTTGGCTCCTAAAAATGATCAGTGACACTGGTTTTGGCATTAGTAAAATTGGAATGCAATCAATTGAATTACGTGACAAATCTAAAATTACAAAGCTGTTACAGCCATTAAAGGTGGGTGATTGTGTGGCCAGGCCGTATTACAGTATTGTAGGAGATGTTTCCAAAAACAATTCCATAAATACATGGgaacaaaattttaaattatttaagcaTCTTGTATAATGTTATGTTTTCCAGATGTACCACTGCTCAgattgtgggaagagttttactaaaAGTGGTGATCTCCAAAAGCACGAGCGCATTCACAAGGgggagaagccgtatcactgtggacagtgtgggaagagttttacttgtcaGAGTCATCTCCAAATACACGAGCGCAtccacacgggagagaagccgtattactgctcacagtgtgggaagagttttactcgtcAGGGTACTCTTCAaatacaccagcgcattcacacaggagaaaagccgtatcactgtggactgtgtgggaagagttttacttgccaGAGTCATCTCCAACATCACCACCGTactcacacaggagagaagccgtatcaatgtggacagtgtgggaaaagttttacTTGCAAGGGTAATCTCCAaatacaccagcgcattcacacaggagagaagccgtatcactgtagacagtgtgggaagagatTTGGTCAAGAGAATCATCTTCAgacacaccagcgcattcacacaggggagaagccgtatcactgctcgcagtgtgggaagagttttacttgtcagagtcatctccaacgccacctgctcattcacacaggagTAAAGCCATATcgctgtggacagtgtgggaagagttttactcgtcagagtcatctccaagttcaccagcgcattcacacaggagagaagccgtatcactgtggacagtgtgggaagagttttacttgtcaGAGTACTCTCCATCgtcaccagcgcattcacacaggagagaagccgtatcactgtggactgtgtgggaagagttttactcgtcATAATCATCTCCAaatacaccagcgcattcacacaggacagaagccgtatcactgctcacagtgtgggaaaagttttcGTGACCACAGTACCTTCCACAGCCACCAACAAAGTCATACAGGACCGAAGCTGTACATCTGCGTACAATGTGGACGGAGCTATACTCATTCAAGTTTTTTAAGGACACACAAGTGCTCTAACATAAAGCCGTCAGATCTTGACATGTGAATTTTTTCAAAGGGAGGTCAAGGGACATTCTGACAAAactatattgttatattatttgtctGTAGTGTTCTGCTGTCTGGTACTTTCTTGCTTGGTTTTTAGAAagattcatgattttatgctgtTTTCCTGTTCTTTCCCCAAACAGTACAATACCAAGCATGGAATACACATATTTAACCAATGGGAATGCCCTACTTTAATCAACCAATCCAGGCCTCTGCGTGAGACACATGATGCTGACATCTCGCTCCAACATGAGCAAACATAACCAGGATGGCATAAccgggcagtggtggctcagtggttaaaggctctgggttactgatcagaaggtcaggagttaaagccccagcactgccaagttacCATTGTAAAATGTACGTAAATGTAACCAAAACACAGAGGCATTGTATCATAAATATAgcaataggttttttttttgttgtttcttttttattgatttttaaatgtgagCTAGAATCTGTTTTCTAAAATATCACTTTTCTGGCTCATTCCAGTCtgaccttctgattcttactgctgatgagtggtttgtgtgttgtggtatggcctctatatttctgcacttgaactCTTCTTCAgttggtggattgtgataccttcacccctgccttgTGAATGTTattgatgtcactaactgttgttttgggggttttttccagAGGTCTCGCAATGTTTGTCATtagctgctgttttccttggctgacctgttccatgttttttttttttttcaaattgttgtAATCGCTATAcctaatgcttgtgcaatggctctgatagattttccttcttttctcagcttcaaaatggcttgattttctctgtgttggcttatcctttttaacaaggCAAAGCCTAAGGCTCAGACCAACAGTAGACATTCAAAGCTCATAATTCTCGAAACATTCAATGGTATAGGGCAGCGGCCCCCAAACGTTTTTGCGCTATGGCCCGGTTTAATATCAGACGATATTTTCATGGACTGGCTTTTGAGGTGTGgcagataaataaaacaaaatgaaatgagatGACCGGCATAAAAACTggtgaatttttaaaatataataataaacatgaatccAGTGTGAAATTGCAACTTTATTAGCTTGTCTTTTAATACAGGGTGCTTGTCTCCAAGTGGCGAAGCAGTTTGGAGGCTTTATTGCCTAATTAGAGAGCCGGTTGCCCCATATCATGCAGAGCGGGCTTGGTGCATGGAAATCACCTGTCGCGATAAAACCATATTTCAAGTAGGACTCCTGGTATTGTCTGTTAAATgcagctttcttttctttggaaGTCGTAGGTTCTCCTCACTGGGCCTATTGCCCTTGGCAAAGAAACTTTCCAAAgacgtttgttttgttttttttgtttttttactcattttgcTAGCTTGTGGGTTTATTTGTAGCGGTAACGTATCACGTGACCGAGACAAGCGTCTTGACATGCATCAAGAGTGAGTCATAGACGGATGTAATGGAGAGAAACCggtcatttttcaaaataaaacatagtTCAGActcagataataaataaaatggaaataatgtAAGTCATTTATTCTTTCTGTGCGGCCGGTACCAAATGACCCATGGACTGGTACCGGCCCGGGGGTTGGGGAACCCAGGTATAGGGCATACCTGGCCAGAAAGAACCACCtaccagtcaca carries:
- the LOC128615592 gene encoding zinc finger protein 239-like isoform X2, whose amino-acid sequence is MYHCSDCGKSFTKSGDLQKHERIHKGEKPYHCGQCGKSFTCQSHLQIHERIHTGEKPYYCSQCGKSFTRQGTLQIHQRIHTGEKPYHCGLCGKSFTCQSHLQHHHRTHTGEKPYQCGQCGKSFTCKGNLQIHQRIHTGEKPYHCRQCGKRFGQENHLQTHQRIHTGEKPYHCSQCGKSFTCQSHLQRHLLIHTGVKPYRCGQCGKSFTRQSHLQVHQRIHTGEKPYHCGQCGKSFTCQSTLHRHQRIHTGEKPYHCGLCGKSFTRHNHLQIHQRIHTGQKPYHCSQCGKSFRDHSTFHSHQQSHTGPKLYICVQCGRSYTHSSFLRTHKCSNIKPSDLDM
- the LOC128615592 gene encoding zinc finger protein 239-like isoform X1, translating into MKSESRRRSLGKSPQTPAATGSKMYHCSDCGKSFTKSGDLQKHERIHKGEKPYHCGQCGKSFTCQSHLQIHERIHTGEKPYYCSQCGKSFTRQGTLQIHQRIHTGEKPYHCGLCGKSFTCQSHLQHHHRTHTGEKPYQCGQCGKSFTCKGNLQIHQRIHTGEKPYHCRQCGKRFGQENHLQTHQRIHTGEKPYHCSQCGKSFTCQSHLQRHLLIHTGVKPYRCGQCGKSFTRQSHLQVHQRIHTGEKPYHCGQCGKSFTCQSTLHRHQRIHTGEKPYHCGLCGKSFTRHNHLQIHQRIHTGQKPYHCSQCGKSFRDHSTFHSHQQSHTGPKLYICVQCGRSYTHSSFLRTHKCSNIKPSDLDM